Proteins encoded by one window of Phytohabitans houttuyneae:
- a CDS encoding DUF2332 domain-containing protein: protein MTPADAAMLTRTFRHFARREFRGHSIRYEHLSAAVADHPQLATPLLAAPPGQRRAILFFAAVQYILRTVAPGHPLAGYLPTLGGTREADSAMPAALADLVAAHRDDLTALCATRTTQTNEARRAALLRPAFGRAAEMLGRPLTLVELGTSAGLLLISDRYTCEYRDGDRVESYGPAGGLTMSCEVRGGRWPSPAAADLVVADRVGIDLSPVDAADPRAVEWLRACVWPEHTERLTRLDAALAEVVAARPRLVAGEMVATLPGVLSTVDEDVVPCVFTSNALMYLSAADSRRLAATLAEVGARRDLAVVLNEASQCGAELFTGRPAEAGPRGMLAVGLLTLVVWRGGRATVEVLARTGPHGQWLEWVQREYGYEPAS, encoded by the coding sequence ATGACACCGGCGGACGCGGCCATGCTGACCCGGACGTTCCGGCATTTCGCGCGCAGGGAGTTCCGCGGCCACTCGATCCGGTACGAACACCTCTCCGCCGCCGTCGCCGACCACCCGCAGCTCGCCACCCCGCTGCTTGCGGCCCCGCCGGGGCAGCGGCGGGCGATCCTGTTCTTCGCCGCGGTGCAGTACATCTTGCGCACCGTCGCGCCGGGCCACCCGCTCGCCGGGTACCTCCCGACGCTCGGCGGCACGCGTGAGGCGGACAGCGCGATGCCGGCGGCGCTGGCGGACCTCGTGGCCGCGCACCGCGACGATCTCACCGCGCTCTGCGCGACCAGGACCACCCAGACGAACGAGGCGCGCCGCGCCGCCCTCCTGCGGCCTGCGTTCGGCCGCGCCGCCGAGATGCTCGGCCGGCCGTTGACGCTCGTCGAACTCGGCACCAGCGCGGGCCTGCTGTTGATCAGCGATCGGTACACCTGCGAGTACCGCGACGGCGATCGCGTGGAGTCCTACGGGCCGGCGGGCGGGCTGACGATGAGCTGCGAGGTGCGCGGCGGGCGGTGGCCGTCGCCGGCCGCGGCGGACCTTGTGGTGGCCGATCGGGTGGGCATCGATCTGTCCCCTGTGGACGCCGCCGATCCGCGTGCCGTCGAGTGGCTGCGGGCCTGCGTGTGGCCGGAGCACACCGAGCGGCTGACCCGCCTCGACGCGGCGCTGGCCGAGGTGGTGGCCGCGCGACCGCGGCTGGTGGCGGGCGAGATGGTGGCCACGCTGCCGGGCGTGTTGTCCACTGTGGATGAGGACGTCGTGCCGTGCGTCTTCACGTCCAACGCGCTCATGTACCTGTCGGCCGCCGACAGCCGCCGCCTCGCCGCCACGCTGGCCGAGGTCGGAGCGCGGCGCGACCTCGCCGTGGTGCTGAACGAGGCGTCCCAGTGCGGCGCGGAACTCTTCACCGGGAGGCCGGCGGAGGCAGGCCCGCGCGGGATGCTGGCCGTGGGCCTGCTCACCCTTGTCGTCTGGCGGGGCGGCCGGGCCACCGTCGAGGTCCTGGCCCGGACCGGGCCGCACGGTCAGTGGTTGGAGTGGGTGCAGCGGGAGTACGGGTACGAGCCAGCCTCATAA
- a CDS encoding YraN family protein: MTTATLAVGAYGERRAVAHLIEAGIRIVERNWRCTDGEIDIVARDGDDIVFCEVKTRRSLEFGPPVCAIVPTKARRLRRLALRWLHEHDLHGHDVRFDVVSVLPQRRGAARVEHLRGAF, from the coding sequence ATGACGACGGCGACATTGGCGGTCGGTGCGTACGGCGAGCGGCGTGCGGTCGCCCACCTGATCGAGGCAGGCATCCGGATCGTCGAGCGCAATTGGCGCTGCACCGACGGTGAGATCGACATCGTCGCCCGGGACGGCGACGACATCGTCTTCTGCGAGGTGAAGACGCGGCGCAGCTTGGAGTTCGGGCCGCCGGTCTGCGCGATCGTGCCGACCAAGGCGCGGCGGCTGCGGCGGCTCGCGCTGCGCTGGCTGCACGAGCACGACCTGCACGGCCACGACGTGCGCTTCGACGTGGTTTCCGTGCTCCCCCAGCGGCGGGGTGCGGCGCGCGTCGAGCACCTGCGCGGGGCCTTCTGA